A window of Sphingobacterium sp. lm-10 contains these coding sequences:
- a CDS encoding biopolymer transporter ExbD codes for MAKAKVKRASTVIDMTAMCDVAFLLLTFFVLTATARQPETLEVDTPASTVKEKLVGDNIGMITVGDGGKIFFGLKDPAIRRETLKNISAKYKVNFSEEEYEKFSEAEDFGAPIRTLRQLLTLPKDQRTVEIQPGIPVDSTENESNELYHWVQQARLATVKVNRDRENEQRDYVNPGPMQVAIKADAEEKYAVMNLIIESLRNQKQNKFSFVTGLRAE; via the coding sequence ATGGCAAAAGCAAAAGTAAAAAGAGCAAGTACCGTCATTGATATGACGGCCATGTGTGACGTAGCTTTCCTACTTCTTACATTCTTCGTATTGACGGCTACGGCACGTCAACCAGAAACTTTGGAAGTAGATACGCCTGCTTCGACAGTGAAAGAAAAGCTAGTTGGTGACAACATCGGCATGATCACTGTAGGTGATGGCGGCAAGATTTTCTTTGGATTGAAAGATCCTGCTATCCGTCGTGAGACGTTGAAGAATATCAGCGCTAAGTACAAAGTCAATTTTTCTGAGGAAGAATACGAGAAGTTTTCGGAGGCTGAGGATTTCGGTGCGCCTATCCGCACATTGAGACAACTGCTGACGTTGCCCAAAGACCAGAGGACGGTAGAGATTCAACCCGGTATTCCGGTGGATTCGACAGAAAATGAATCCAATGAATTGTACCATTGGGTACAACAAGCACGTTTAGCGACGGTTAAAGTAAACCGCGATCGTGAAAACGAGCAACGTGATTATGTGAACCCAGGTCCAATGCAGGTAGCTATCAAAGCAGATGCGGAAGAAAAGTACGCAGTAATGAATTTGATCATTGAGTCGCTTAGAAACCAGAAACAAAACAAATTTAGTTTTGTAACCGGTTTGAGAGCGGAATAA
- a CDS encoding energy transducer TonB produces the protein MFGSKLDLFKKEWLDVVFEDRNKEYGAYELRKNASKATNMGLLAVVVIVAIISLPKVFGFSYFPAGEPKEEVEYTEVTLEDLEIPEPEEEEEEEPLEIEETPPQRIAEEPPAEDLIRFPEPKVVDSRDVKEEVVSQEEIKEKNATPARLTLKGTPGASGVPTGEFGPKKVEGAITGSTKGDPDGDADPNKIFTSVAVEPEYPGGMAAFRKYVETSFQYPSGAIDAGVKGAVELTFVVEKDGSLTDIKVLKDLGYGTGQAGVNLLKRSKKWKPGIQNGRPVRVQYRLPISLNLQN, from the coding sequence ATGTTTGGATCGAAACTAGATTTGTTCAAGAAAGAATGGCTAGACGTCGTCTTCGAGGACAGGAACAAAGAGTACGGCGCATATGAGCTGCGTAAAAACGCTTCGAAAGCAACCAATATGGGTTTGCTGGCAGTAGTCGTGATCGTAGCCATCATCAGCTTGCCTAAAGTATTCGGCTTTAGCTACTTCCCAGCAGGAGAACCTAAAGAGGAAGTAGAATACACCGAAGTTACATTAGAGGATTTGGAGATTCCAGAACCAGAGGAGGAAGAAGAGGAAGAGCCTCTTGAAATTGAAGAGACTCCACCTCAGCGTATCGCGGAAGAACCACCTGCAGAAGACCTAATTCGTTTTCCAGAGCCAAAAGTTGTGGACTCTAGGGATGTAAAAGAAGAAGTTGTTTCTCAGGAAGAAATCAAAGAGAAAAATGCCACTCCGGCACGTTTAACCTTAAAAGGAACGCCAGGCGCTTCTGGGGTACCAACAGGTGAATTCGGACCGAAGAAGGTAGAAGGCGCTATCACAGGAAGTACAAAAGGTGATCCAGATGGGGATGCAGATCCGAATAAGATCTTTACATCCGTAGCGGTAGAGCCAGAGTACCCAGGAGGTATGGCCGCATTCCGTAAGTACGTGGAAACAAGTTTCCAATACCCGTCGGGTGCAATTGATGCCGGTGTTAAAGGAGCTGTTGAATTGACATTTGTTGTCGAGAAAGATGGATCATTGACCGATATCAAAGTGTTGAAAGACCTAGGATATGGTACTGGCCAAGCAGGTGTAAACTTGTTGAAGCGCTCCAAAAAGTGGAAACCAGGTATCCAGAATGGTCGTCCAGTACGTGTTCAATATAGATTACCAATCTCGTTGAACTTACAAAACTAA
- a CDS encoding substrate-binding domain-containing protein — MAKYLNISLFCGALLGLAACANNSDGGKEQLTETPLAGDSNDILTGTMTVIVDETVADLLEQQVDVFRSSYINSTVKVVADAERPAINRLLKGEGSIAVLKRELTAAEAKGFTQRSIKPRVFAVGYDAVIFVTNAQSSDSTISYAKVGKLMNGSAKGEQNLVFDDINSSSLRLLKEVTGVEKVSAGQVTAVGSDIEVINTVQSKPNTIGVLTLNQYLARRDSLGGLNKIRILSVSKEDNGVAFRPSQSTLGDDTYPLKQEFFVLNYQPNMGLGIGFSAFLTGDRGQRVVLKYGLLPFTMPGRELIIREEANF, encoded by the coding sequence ATGGCAAAGTATTTGAACATATCATTATTTTGTGGTGCACTCCTCGGATTAGCGGCATGCGCCAATAATTCCGACGGTGGAAAAGAGCAATTAACAGAAACACCATTGGCGGGTGATAGTAATGATATTCTGACCGGTACGATGACTGTTATTGTAGATGAAACCGTGGCAGATTTGTTGGAGCAGCAGGTCGATGTGTTTCGCTCCTCCTACATCAATTCTACGGTTAAGGTTGTTGCAGATGCAGAGCGCCCGGCTATCAACAGATTGTTGAAGGGAGAAGGCAGTATTGCCGTCTTGAAACGCGAGCTTACAGCTGCTGAAGCGAAAGGCTTTACGCAACGATCCATCAAACCTCGTGTTTTTGCGGTAGGATACGATGCTGTTATTTTCGTGACAAATGCACAATCGTCCGATTCGACTATCAGCTATGCTAAAGTGGGAAAGCTGATGAATGGAAGCGCTAAAGGTGAGCAGAACTTGGTGTTCGATGATATCAACTCCAGTTCGTTACGACTGTTAAAAGAAGTGACAGGTGTAGAGAAAGTGAGTGCAGGGCAAGTTACTGCGGTCGGCTCCGATATTGAGGTAATTAATACGGTTCAAAGTAAGCCAAATACGATAGGCGTTTTAACGTTAAATCAGTACTTGGCACGTAGGGATTCGTTGGGCGGTCTCAATAAAATTCGTATATTGAGCGTTAGTAAAGAAGATAATGGTGTCGCTTTTCGTCCTTCACAGAGTACATTAGGTGACGATACATATCCGCTGAAACAAGAGTTCTTTGTACTGAATTATCAGCCAAATATGGGTTTGGGAATAGGGTTTTCTGCCTTCCTAACCGGTGATCGTGGACAACGCGTGGTGTTGAAATATGGGCTATTGCCATTCACCATGCCCGGACGAGAGTTAATCATTCGAGAAGAAGCAAATTTTTAA
- the ndhC gene encoding NADH-quinone oxidoreductase subunit A — protein sequence MENTPFDYVPILIQLAVAASFGIITIIGTHLLGPKVRTPNKLTSFESGVEVVGNARQPFSIKYFLVAILFVIFDIEVIFMYPWAVNFREFGWQGLVEMFVFMGLLLLGFIYILKKKALDWE from the coding sequence ATGGAAAACACGCCATTTGACTATGTGCCTATACTGATTCAACTTGCTGTAGCAGCTAGCTTCGGCATAATCACCATTATTGGTACACACCTGTTAGGGCCAAAAGTTCGCACGCCAAATAAGCTAACTTCATTCGAATCGGGTGTAGAAGTGGTAGGCAACGCCAGACAGCCGTTTTCCATTAAATACTTCTTAGTAGCAATACTCTTCGTCATCTTTGATATAGAAGTTATTTTTATGTATCCCTGGGCAGTAAACTTTAGAGAATTTGGTTGGCAAGGGTTAGTGGAGATGTTTGTATTTATGGGTTTGTTGTTGCTTGGCTTCATCTACATCTTAAAGAAGAAAGCACTGGACTGGGAATAG
- the nuoF gene encoding NADH-quinone oxidoreductase subunit NuoF has translation MGRKLLLTHIDVPGIQSYSVYKAQGGYRSVDKALKSMSPDDVVEEVKKSGLRGRGGAGFPTGMKWSFLAKPEGVPRYLVCNADESEPGTFKDRYLMTHIPHALIEGMIVSSYALGAHTSFIYVRGEMMPQIRILEKAIAEAKAAGYLGKNILGSGYDLELYVQPGGGAYICGEETALLESLEGKRGNPRIKPPFPAIAGLYGCPTVVNNVESIAATVPIINDGGEEYAKIGIERSTGTKLISAGGNLAKPGVYEIELGLPVEEFIYSDEYCGGIANGKKLKAVVAGGSSVPILPANLITKTIKGDARLMTYESLADGGFQSGTMMGSGGFIAFDEDQCIVRNTWNFTRFYRHESCGQCSPCREGTGWMEKVLYNIEHGRGTTNDIDLLWDIQRKIEGNTICPLGDAAAWPVAAAIRHFRDEFEWHINHGQEAQNRNYGLAHYADPLEVVTES, from the coding sequence ATGGGGCGAAAGTTATTACTCACACATATAGACGTACCCGGCATACAAAGTTATTCCGTGTACAAGGCACAAGGCGGATATCGTTCGGTCGATAAAGCGCTGAAGTCTATGAGTCCAGACGACGTCGTAGAAGAGGTGAAAAAATCTGGACTACGTGGCCGCGGAGGAGCAGGATTCCCTACCGGAATGAAATGGAGTTTTCTGGCGAAGCCAGAAGGCGTACCCCGTTATCTGGTCTGTAATGCCGACGAGTCGGAACCCGGCACATTTAAAGACCGGTATCTCATGACGCATATTCCGCACGCACTGATCGAAGGAATGATCGTATCCAGCTATGCTTTGGGCGCGCACACTTCGTTCATCTATGTACGCGGCGAAATGATGCCACAGATTCGTATCCTGGAAAAGGCCATCGCAGAAGCGAAGGCCGCAGGATATCTGGGTAAAAATATATTAGGTTCTGGCTACGATTTGGAGCTGTACGTACAACCCGGTGGTGGTGCCTACATTTGTGGAGAAGAAACTGCATTGCTCGAATCTTTGGAAGGCAAACGGGGCAATCCGCGTATTAAGCCCCCTTTTCCGGCGATAGCCGGTCTTTACGGCTGTCCTACAGTGGTTAATAATGTAGAATCGATAGCAGCGACGGTACCGATCATCAATGATGGCGGCGAAGAATACGCTAAAATCGGCATTGAGCGAAGCACCGGAACCAAACTGATTTCCGCTGGTGGAAATTTGGCCAAGCCCGGTGTCTACGAAATAGAATTAGGACTTCCCGTAGAAGAATTTATCTATTCGGATGAATATTGTGGCGGTATCGCCAATGGGAAGAAACTAAAGGCGGTGGTAGCAGGCGGATCATCTGTGCCCATCTTACCAGCCAACCTGATCACCAAAACGATTAAAGGCGATGCACGTCTGATGACGTATGAGTCTTTGGCCGACGGCGGTTTTCAATCGGGTACGATGATGGGCTCTGGTGGTTTTATCGCTTTTGATGAGGATCAATGCATCGTTCGAAATACCTGGAATTTCACTCGCTTTTATAGACACGAGAGCTGCGGACAGTGTTCGCCTTGTCGGGAAGGTACCGGTTGGATGGAAAAGGTGTTGTACAATATTGAACATGGGAGAGGCACGACGAACGATATCGACCTGCTGTGGGATATACAACGAAAAATTGAAGGGAACACTATCTGCCCATTGGGCGATGCAGCGGCATGGCCTGTTGCGGCAGCGATAAGGCATTTCAGAGACGAATTTGAATGGCATATCAACCACGGGCAGGAAGCACAGAATAGAAATTATGGATTGGCACATTATGCTGATCCTTTGGAAGTCGTAACGGAATCATAG
- a CDS encoding biopolymer transporter ExbD, producing MAELNQDSGGGKKGGKVRSKKNGGRVDLTAMVDLAFLLITFFMLTTSLNTPQAMDVAMPDKNKDKNEVNPEIEIADNRSITLLLGSDNKIAWYYGQLASPITPPTVIDYSAEGIRKVLIEKKAQVPRVAGGKDLIVVIRPSDRSVQRNLVDILDEMKIVDVKRFMISKIKPEEITVLESNGIYND from the coding sequence ATGGCAGAATTAAATCAAGATTCCGGCGGCGGCAAAAAAGGCGGTAAGGTAAGATCAAAGAAAAACGGTGGACGCGTCGACTTGACGGCCATGGTGGATCTAGCGTTCTTATTGATTACGTTCTTCATGTTGACGACATCATTAAACACGCCGCAGGCGATGGATGTTGCCATGCCGGATAAGAACAAAGATAAAAACGAGGTAAACCCGGAGATCGAAATCGCGGACAACCGTTCTATCACCCTATTGTTGGGCTCCGACAATAAGATTGCTTGGTATTACGGTCAGTTAGCTAGTCCAATCACGCCTCCTACAGTAATTGATTACAGTGCAGAAGGTATTCGCAAGGTGCTAATCGAGAAAAAGGCACAAGTGCCTCGCGTAGCGGGTGGAAAGGATCTGATTGTAGTAATCCGTCCAAGCGATCGATCTGTTCAACGGAATCTCGTCGATATTTTAGATGAAATGAAAATCGTGGATGTAAAGCGTTTTATGATTTCGAAAATCAAGCCAGAAGAAATTACTGTCTTGGAATCAAACGGAATTTATAACGACTAA
- a CDS encoding NAD(P)H-dependent oxidoreductase subunit E: protein MLNVKENLIVDFSPSLLEKFSEIVARYPEGRQKSALLPVLHEVQAVYGWLSVDAMDKVAHYLAIQPIEVYEVATFYSMYFLQPQGKYMLEVCRTGPCCLVGAEKIMDHLEGTLGVKEGEVTSDGLFSWRGVECLAACGFGPVLQIGPEYTFYENLTPDSVDELIGKLKTEAQAKD from the coding sequence ATGCTTAATGTCAAAGAAAATCTGATCGTAGACTTCTCTCCCAGTTTATTAGAGAAGTTTAGCGAGATCGTTGCCCGCTATCCAGAAGGTCGGCAAAAATCGGCCTTGTTGCCGGTTTTGCACGAGGTGCAAGCCGTATATGGCTGGCTCAGTGTAGACGCGATGGATAAAGTAGCCCATTATCTGGCTATCCAACCGATTGAAGTGTATGAAGTCGCTACATTTTATAGCATGTACTTCTTACAGCCACAAGGCAAATATATGCTCGAGGTGTGTCGCACCGGACCATGTTGTTTGGTCGGCGCAGAGAAGATCATGGATCATCTGGAAGGCACCTTGGGCGTCAAAGAAGGAGAAGTGACCTCCGACGGATTGTTTTCTTGGAGAGGTGTCGAATGTCTGGCTGCATGCGGCTTCGGTCCTGTATTGCAAATTGGACCTGAATATACCTTTTATGAAAACCTCACACCGGATAGTGTAGATGAGTTGATCGGCAAGTTGAAAACCGAAGCACAAGCTAAAGATTAG
- a CDS encoding NADH-quinone oxidoreductase subunit B, which produces MSQITLADRPPGVEGSGFFATTLDKAVGLARANSLWPLPFATSCCGIEFMATMGSTYDLARFGAERPSFSPRQADMLLVMGTIAKKMAPVLKQVYIQMAEPRWVIAVGACASSGGIFDTYSVLQGIDEIIPVDVYVPGCPPRPEAILDGVMRLQDIVKSESLNRRNTPEYKELLEKYGIATDNG; this is translated from the coding sequence ATGAGTCAAATAACATTAGCGGATCGTCCACCAGGCGTGGAAGGATCTGGTTTTTTTGCAACAACATTAGATAAGGCCGTTGGTTTGGCTAGAGCCAATTCCTTGTGGCCGCTTCCTTTTGCAACATCATGTTGTGGAATTGAATTTATGGCTACCATGGGTTCCACTTACGATCTTGCTCGTTTTGGTGCCGAACGGCCCAGTTTTTCGCCCCGTCAGGCAGATATGTTACTGGTGATGGGTACGATTGCCAAAAAAATGGCACCCGTCCTGAAGCAAGTATATATACAGATGGCAGAGCCTCGGTGGGTTATTGCAGTAGGCGCATGTGCATCTAGCGGAGGTATTTTTGATACCTACTCGGTGTTGCAAGGCATAGACGAAATCATTCCAGTAGATGTCTATGTACCCGGTTGCCCGCCAAGGCCGGAAGCGATTTTGGATGGTGTTATGCGCTTACAAGACATTGTAAAGAGTGAGTCGCTGAACAGAAGAAATACGCCAGAATACAAAGAATTGTTGGAAAAATACGGTATAGCAACGGATAATGGATAA
- a CDS encoding NADH-quinone oxidoreductase subunit C, which produces MDKRDNQSLLAELTDRFGTGISRHEEPYGLLTIHTSKELILDVLAFLKESAGFTYLTDITAVHYPDGDNTFAIVYHVHNLLENVRVRIKASIPVSDPKIPSATTLWAGANWMERETYDFFGVQFEGHPDLRRILNMDDLDVFPMRREYPLEDPNRVDKRDFYFGR; this is translated from the coding sequence ATGGATAAACGCGATAATCAATCACTCTTAGCAGAGTTAACGGATCGTTTTGGCACCGGTATTAGTCGCCATGAAGAGCCATATGGCTTATTAACAATCCACACCAGCAAAGAGCTGATCCTAGATGTGCTTGCGTTTCTGAAAGAATCGGCAGGGTTTACTTACCTCACCGATATTACCGCAGTACATTATCCGGATGGAGATAACACATTTGCCATCGTATACCATGTGCACAACCTATTGGAGAACGTGCGCGTGCGTATCAAAGCGTCAATACCAGTAAGTGATCCGAAGATACCGTCCGCTACAACCTTATGGGCCGGAGCCAATTGGATGGAGCGCGAGACCTACGATTTCTTCGGCGTACAGTTTGAAGGCCACCCGGACTTACGCAGAATCTTGAATATGGACGATCTCGATGTTTTTCCGATGCGACGAGAGTATCCGCTAGAAGATCCCAACAGAGTAGATAAAAGAGATTTTTATTTTGGACGTTAG
- a CDS encoding MotA/TolQ/ExbB proton channel family protein, translated as MANAPKTTSPAKQEGGNSGNLFASLAIIICLVIGYLVYEFVMGSPSNFIDGDRENQPLPGNYYGMVYHAGVIVPVLLGLFLMVWVFAIERFIVIGKASGTGNVGNFVRKVQGLLRAQNIDAAISECDKQKGSVANVIKAGLLKYKDVQANPGLDAEKSVLAIQKEIEEATTLEMPMLEKNLTVIATLVSIGTLSGLLGTVTGMIKAFSALATGGTPDSAKLANGISEALINTATGIGTSTIAIIFYNILTSKIDTLTYSIDEAGFSIVQTYAANHK; from the coding sequence ATGGCAAACGCACCAAAAACAACAAGTCCTGCTAAACAAGAGGGAGGAAATTCGGGTAATTTATTTGCAAGTTTAGCGATTATCATATGTTTGGTAATTGGTTATTTAGTTTATGAGTTTGTAATGGGATCACCAAGCAACTTTATAGACGGAGATCGCGAGAACCAACCTTTGCCAGGAAACTACTATGGTATGGTATATCACGCAGGAGTAATTGTACCGGTTCTTTTGGGTTTATTCTTAATGGTATGGGTTTTCGCTATCGAGCGCTTCATCGTAATTGGTAAAGCTTCAGGTACAGGAAACGTAGGTAACTTCGTACGTAAAGTACAAGGTCTATTGAGAGCTCAAAATATCGATGCAGCAATTTCTGAGTGTGACAAACAAAAAGGTTCTGTAGCGAACGTAATCAAAGCTGGTTTGTTGAAATACAAAGATGTTCAAGCTAACCCAGGATTAGATGCAGAAAAATCAGTATTAGCAATTCAAAAGGAGATCGAAGAAGCGACTACATTAGAAATGCCAATGTTAGAGAAAAACCTAACCGTTATTGCTACTTTGGTATCTATCGGTACACTTTCTGGTCTATTAGGTACAGTAACAGGTATGATCAAGGCCTTCTCTGCATTAGCTACAGGTGGTACACCAGATTCAGCTAAATTGGCGAATGGTATCTCTGAGGCACTTATCAATACAGCAACAGGTATCGGTACATCTACTATTGCGATTATCTTCTACAACATCCTTACTTCTAAAATTGATACATTAACTTACTCTATCGACGAGGCAGGTTTCTCTATCGTACAAACTTACGCTGCAAACCACAAGTAA
- a CDS encoding NADH-quinone oxidoreductase subunit D: MSKPITELTSNRPVFEEHDPEEELTTLNLGPTHPATHGVFQNVLQIDGERIISGVSTIGYIHRAFEKIAEHRPFYQITPLTDRLNYCSAPINNMGWHMTVEKLLEIEIPKRVQYMRVIVMELARIADHIICNGILGVDTGAFSGFLYLMQEREFIYEIFEEICGARLTTNIGRIGGFERDFNEIAFTKIDEFLKRFPAVLSEFQELFTRNRIFIERTSNVAAVTPEQALNYSWSGPILRATGVDYDVRAMAPYCSYEEFEFDIPVGTNGDVYDRFMVRNEEMTQSMRIIEQAIEKIKGEPAGVFHADVPEFYLPPKEQVYTNMEALIYHFKIVMGEWETPKSEVYHAVEGANGELGFYLIHDGGRTPYRLHFRRPSFINYQMFAPMSSGMLISDAIINMSSLNVIAGELDA, translated from the coding sequence ATGAGCAAGCCGATCACTGAATTAACATCCAACAGACCAGTCTTTGAAGAGCACGACCCAGAGGAAGAGCTCACCACGCTAAACCTTGGTCCCACACACCCTGCTACACATGGTGTATTCCAGAATGTATTGCAAATCGACGGCGAACGAATCATTAGTGGCGTATCGACTATTGGCTATATACACCGCGCTTTTGAAAAAATTGCAGAACACCGCCCTTTTTATCAAATCACCCCGTTGACCGACCGTTTGAATTACTGTTCTGCCCCGATAAATAATATGGGCTGGCACATGACGGTCGAAAAATTACTGGAGATCGAAATTCCTAAGCGCGTGCAGTATATGCGTGTGATTGTGATGGAGTTGGCACGCATTGCAGATCACATTATCTGCAATGGTATCCTAGGTGTAGACACCGGAGCCTTTTCTGGCTTTCTCTACCTCATGCAGGAGCGAGAATTTATCTATGAGATCTTCGAAGAAATCTGTGGCGCTCGCCTAACGACTAATATCGGTCGAATCGGAGGCTTCGAGAGAGATTTCAACGAAATCGCCTTCACCAAAATTGATGAATTTTTAAAACGCTTTCCAGCAGTACTCAGCGAATTTCAGGAACTTTTTACAAGAAACCGAATTTTTATCGAGCGTACTTCTAACGTCGCCGCTGTAACACCAGAACAAGCCTTGAATTACAGTTGGAGCGGACCGATTTTGCGTGCTACAGGGGTAGATTACGATGTGCGCGCGATGGCACCCTACTGTTCGTACGAAGAATTCGAATTTGATATTCCGGTAGGTACCAATGGCGATGTATACGATCGCTTTATGGTGCGCAACGAAGAGATGACGCAATCCATGCGCATCATCGAACAAGCAATAGAAAAAATAAAGGGCGAGCCGGCAGGAGTATTCCATGCCGATGTACCCGAGTTTTACCTACCTCCAAAAGAGCAGGTATATACCAACATGGAAGCGCTTATTTACCATTTCAAGATTGTAATGGGCGAATGGGAAACACCAAAATCGGAAGTGTACCATGCCGTAGAAGGAGCCAATGGCGAATTGGGCTTTTATCTCATCCATGATGGAGGCCGTACACCGTACCGCCTGCACTTCCGCCGTCCATCTTTTATCAATTATCAAATGTTTGCGCCGATGAGCAGCGGCATGCTGATCTCCGACGCCATTATTAATATGAGTAGTTTAAACGTAATTGCGGGAGAATTAGATGCTTAA
- a CDS encoding tetratricopeptide repeat protein: MTKRELFLGLLMAGVAGGASAQKLKDAQDAMQVEQYDKAKTILQELIQKKPKDADNYFYLGQIHLVNDKVDSAEVVFQQGAASNPKDVLNTVGLGAVELQKGNKSAAETKFTQATSNLGKKDYLPLYFTGRAYISAPTPDYTKAIEYLTQAKEKNAKDAMIPNALGDAYAGLRESNQAYISYRDALSLDESLIAPKIGQAVISRWAQAYDVVIEDLNNLIAENPSYAPLYRELADTYYYSSLKAAEEDYREINQKGLDAYKKYLEVSGDKSLDAQVRYADFLVYTGNYEELKTVAQRLSSLEGIDPKVYRYLGYIAFLQDKDYAKSSEYMDKLFAQVDENRLIGRDYLIAGLSAVSNGDEAKGATLLKQAVEKQGEDEDLDSEIAETAFSKYQDGEQDIAMKIFAIPAANPESDYYYDSNYYLGTTAYTEGSKLYIGEGGEPADKGVANLEAARPFLEKAIKAFDVVIGATKPEAVEKYKINAIYFKGLSELALDNLQYNPEEHQGLFAPTFEQLITLLTEKGELDEVQQGYLVDAYNYLGYHTYFKGDMAKAKSYFEKSLAIDPENETANAFVSQM, from the coding sequence ATGACAAAAAGAGAATTATTTTTAGGACTATTAATGGCCGGTGTAGCAGGCGGTGCCAGCGCACAGAAGTTGAAAGACGCGCAGGATGCTATGCAAGTCGAGCAATATGACAAAGCTAAAACTATATTGCAAGAGTTGATTCAGAAGAAACCTAAAGATGCAGATAACTACTTTTATCTAGGTCAAATTCATTTGGTGAACGATAAAGTGGATTCCGCAGAAGTAGTGTTTCAACAAGGTGCTGCAAGCAATCCTAAGGACGTGTTAAATACAGTAGGTTTGGGTGCGGTGGAGTTGCAGAAAGGAAATAAATCTGCTGCGGAAACCAAATTCACTCAAGCTACTTCCAACTTAGGTAAGAAAGACTATTTGCCATTATATTTTACAGGACGTGCTTACATTTCTGCACCAACACCTGATTATACTAAGGCTATTGAGTACCTAACACAAGCAAAAGAAAAAAATGCAAAGGATGCAATGATACCTAATGCATTAGGTGATGCTTATGCAGGACTACGCGAAAGTAATCAGGCTTATATTAGCTATCGTGATGCATTGAGCTTAGACGAAAGTCTAATTGCTCCAAAAATTGGTCAAGCAGTGATCTCTCGTTGGGCACAAGCGTACGATGTGGTAATAGAAGATCTAAATAACTTGATCGCAGAAAATCCGTCTTATGCACCGCTTTATCGCGAGTTAGCGGATACTTATTATTATTCTTCGTTGAAAGCAGCTGAAGAGGATTACCGTGAGATCAACCAAAAAGGTTTAGATGCTTACAAAAAATACTTAGAAGTATCTGGTGACAAATCGCTTGATGCACAAGTTCGTTACGCGGATTTCTTGGTGTACACAGGTAACTACGAAGAATTGAAAACAGTAGCGCAACGCTTGAGTAGCTTAGAAGGAATAGATCCAAAAGTATACCGTTACTTAGGCTATATCGCTTTCTTACAGGACAAAGACTATGCAAAATCCAGCGAATACATGGATAAGCTTTTCGCACAAGTAGACGAAAACAGGTTGATCGGACGTGATTACCTAATCGCTGGTCTTTCTGCAGTGTCTAATGGAGACGAAGCAAAAGGAGCAACTTTGTTGAAGCAAGCGGTTGAAAAGCAAGGTGAAGATGAGGATTTGGATTCAGAAATTGCAGAAACAGCATTCTCTAAATACCAAGATGGTGAGCAAGATATCGCAATGAAAATCTTCGCTATCCCTGCGGCTAATCCAGAGTCAGACTATTACTATGATTCGAACTACTACTTAGGTACTACAGCGTATACAGAAGGTTCTAAATTGTATATCGGTGAAGGTGGCGAGCCAGCAGACAAAGGTGTGGCTAACCTAGAGGCGGCTAGACCATTTTTGGAAAAAGCGATTAAAGCGTTCGACGTAGTCATTGGAGCAACAAAGCCTGAGGCCGTGGAGAAATACAAAATCAATGCGATCTACTTCAAAGGTTTGTCCGAGTTGGCATTAGACAATTTACAGTATAACCCTGAAGAGCACCAAGGTTTATTTGCACCTACATTCGAGCAATTAATCACGTTGTTAACTGAAAAAGGTGAGCTGGATGAAGTTCAACAAGGTTACCTAGTAGATGCTTACAATTACTTAGGCTACCATACTTATTTCAAAGGCGATATGGCTAAGGCCAAATCTTATTTCGAGAAATCTTTAGCGATTGACCCGGAAAATGAAACGGCTAATGCATTCGTTAGTCAAATGTAA
- a CDS encoding translation initiation factor produces the protein MAKQKKQQYEGVVYSTADDFNYSAFGELATQETLPNQQQQLRVGLDRKSRKGKVVTVVEGFKGQESDLEALAKQLKQRCGVGGGAKDGVILIQGDFKQKLIELLSADNYKVKGFGG, from the coding sequence ATGGCAAAACAGAAGAAACAACAATACGAAGGAGTCGTGTATTCTACGGCTGATGATTTTAATTACAGTGCCTTTGGTGAGCTTGCTACTCAGGAAACCCTGCCAAATCAACAACAGCAGCTGCGTGTTGGTTTAGACAGAAAGTCCAGAAAAGGAAAGGTAGTGACCGTGGTCGAAGGATTTAAAGGTCAGGAGAGCGATTTGGAAGCGCTTGCAAAACAACTGAAGCAACGTTGTGGGGTCGGCGGTGGTGCAAAAGATGGAGTCATCTTAATTCAGGGCGACTTTAAGCAGAAGCTTATTGAGCTGTTAAGTGCTGATAATTATAAGGTTAAAGGTTTTGGAGGATAA